The Klebsiella sp. RIT-PI-d genomic sequence GGCTTTGCTGCCGTCTGAGGTGGCCGCACGGAATGACTGATCCGATGCGCTGGCAGGGAGAAACGAAACATTTACGGTGTTGGTGGCACCGACAGCTACGCTGGCCGTGGCTTTATCGAGTTTAACGCCAGTGACCACAATAGCAGAGCTGCCGCTCTCCTCCGCCAGTCCAGGCTTGCCGGTGTTGGTGATTTTCGCAGTGCGGGTGATCACCTCTTTCACGGGAATGGCTTTGCCCAGGCTGCTGCACCAGCCCCTGAAAACGTCAACGGCACTGTTAGGATATTTAATTTTATAGGCCCGAATGGAACCATCGCTAAACCATGCCACCAGCGACTTTTGGCCGTCTTCGCCCGGCTTCCATGCCAGCGTCAGCGACGTATCACCTGCCGATTTTGCGCCCTGGGCCGTTGCCGTCCAGTCGGCATTTTCATCATCCAGGTAAGTGTCGTCGTACGACTCCGCCGTCATTTCACCCGGCGTTAATTCTTTAATTTTTGCCAGCCGCTGCCAGTCGGTATCTGACAGCGGGTTACTGTAGGGATTGCCCGTTCCGGTATACATCCAGAGCGTCGTTCCGGCACCTTTTACAGGAGCCAGTGGGTTTGGTGTAGGCATTTTTTCCTCACATTTCGTAATTAATTGAGTATTTGAGATCGGCTGAACTCCACAGTGCCAGGCTATCATCGCGCTGATATTCGTAACCCTGTGGAACCATCACGGTAATAAGCCTGGCCAGCGCCGGAATGTCCGATATTGCAGAGTAAATCCGCGATTCAACCCACATATCCAGCTCCGAATCAGGAACCTGGGCAGGCAGGAAAATCTCTATGTGCAGCGTTGCCTGCCAGGTGTCGCAGTCCATATTCTCACCGGTGTACTCCGCATCAGATAAATAAACCGCGATAGCCGGAAAATCTTCTTCTTCAATAACGGCAGGACGGCCATCGAAATAAATGACGCTATCCCCGACAGCGATTTCCAGTGCGTCTATAACCGCAGAACGTATTTCGGTATGTTTCATCGTTTAAAATACAGCCTCAGTTGCTGCCGCAGTGCGGCAGTAAGTTGCTTCGGCATGTCTTCTTCCAGCATGCGTTTTTTCTCCTGCTCAAAAGCCGCGGTCAGCGGTTCGACCAGGGGAACCTTCACAACGTCGATGGGATATCGGCTTTTGCCATTTACGCGCCGCATTACCTGCCAGCGGCCATTGGCTAATTGCTGCAGAAAGGCATTCCTGAAAAGGTATTTTCCGACCTTCAGGACGCTGCCCTTCTTCAAAAGCGTCCCTTTCTTCCTTGTTAGCCTTACCTGTACCGGCCCGAGTTTTTTAGCGGGCAGATTTCCGCGATTGACCCGGATCCGGCATTTTTTGCCGGATGTAGACGCTTTGCTGAGCCTGACGCGCTGTCTTATGATCCGGACCGGTAATCCCTTGACCCTGTTATCTCCGGCAACTGCCTCGCGGGCCACAATCCGGACAGCGCGAGTTATTGCCGATGCTGCAACCTTGTTGATTGCCCAGACGCTGGCATGGGGAACCATAGTCCGGTCAAGACTGTTCAGGTTGGCTATAATCTGCTCCAGTCCCTTCATTCCCATTAAGCCTCCTGTCGACGGCGGGTACTGGCCGGTGGTAAGCCACGACCGAGCCACACATAGCAGGAACCGCAGTCATCCGGCGTTATTCGTTCAACCCAGTATGGCTCGTTGAAAATCCTTATCGTGTCCATACGCCGCAGGCTTCTTATGCTGGCTGTTTCAACGAACAGTGAGGGGCTTGCGCCCTCTATCCGTACGCCGTCGCCGGCATAACCAATATTTTCCGGATCATCGAATACCCCTCTGACCAGATGACCAGCCAGCAAACCCGAGGTGATATGAGCCTCAGCCCCCATAACATTGCGGATAGTGCTGTCAGCACGGGAAATCGCCGCATCAAAAATGTTATCGAATTCAGCCACGGCCTCTCCCGTTACGCCTCTTCCACCAGTCCGGCATTAACCAGACCGGTGACATATTGCGAAGAAATACGGATGACAGTACCCAGCGTCGCGATCGGGACCGGGATATCGTCGTCCTCTGCGATTGCGTCAATATGGAGCGTGGCCCGGGCCACAACCTTTTTCAGTGCAACGGGAGAGCGCTCAGAAGTTGCCAGCGTCGCGGCGGTGCCAGGGCCTGGCAAGACTGAGGCGTCAGTGGTTGCAGTAGTGACGTCGCCACTCCCACCGTCGCCGTCATCCTCAAGCTCTTCTTCAAGTTCAGCCACGCGCATAGCCAGTTCTTCTTTGGAACCGGCCAGGCTGACATCGCGGCCCAGCTGAGCCCCCAGCGCCTTAAGACGCGCAATCAGTTCATCTTTTGTCATGGTTTTCTCCAGAAAAAGCGGCCCCGCAGGGCCGGATGCTCAGCCGTCAGGCCAGTTTTACGGAAACGAACTCGTCCGGGTCAGCCAGCAGCATCAGCGGGGCGGACTGGATCATGGTGAATTCACGGGCTGGGTCACCCGTTTGTACCCAGTTCTTCGGATAACGAGCGGAAGCGTTAATACCTTCACGCTGCGCATCCACATCCTGAATGCAGCCGTAAGTACGCAGTCCGCGCGCCTGAGTGTTACCGAGCACCAGAGACAGATCGGGCAGATAGTTCTTTTTAACGCCGTCTTCAACGTACTGACCGGAGTAAACGACGATCGCCACATCGCCGTACATCCCCTTATAAGAAACGGCTTTGCCAAGATCTTTGATGGCGGTTTCCAGCTCCGAGTTGGAGCCACGGCGGGTATCAAGCTTGTCTTTAACCGCTTTGAATGAGCGGAACAGCGCCCATCCCTTAGGATCAAAGACGATGATATTCACCACGCCGCTGGCATTCAGCGCGTAGGTTTCAATATCATCAGTGGGGTCGAACGTTTCTTTATCCTTGCCGGACCAGGCGGCGGTACCCGACTGAATGATGTTATTTCCGGCGCTACGCCCCAGATCCACCTCAACCGGCTCAAACTTTTCGCCGTTCATGGTGTATTTGCCTTTCAGCACTGCTGCCACCGCCTGCTGCTCTTCAACCTGAGCAATGGCAAGTTCTTCATCCTTCATGTTCTGAAGGATAATACGACGGCGGCGATAGGCCGGATCTGCAAGATTTGCCGGATCTTCATCCGGAAGACGGCGCAGCGTCATTTGTGGGTTTACTTCATGTTTCGGCTTAACATAGCCCGGCGTGAACTCGGAAGTACTGCCGCCGCGCGAGCGGATCACCTCACCGGAAACGACCGGCGAAACGTACACCGCCATATTGACCAGGCCAGGGATCTGAGAGAGATAGACTTTCTCAGTCGTGAATGGATAGCTTTCACGAAAGAAGATGCGCAGAAACAGTGGATCAAATTTAAATTTCTTCTCATTGACCGCCAGCAGCTGTGCAGTGGAATACATGGACATAGATTTTTCCCGTAAAAAAAGCCGCAAACGCGGCCCTTATGAATGAACAAGAGAGACTGAGTTGTCAGACAATGCTGATGGGCGTGCCAGCAAAAGCATTACGTTTTTTGGTGTCGTCCTGAAGGGATTCGGGCCAGAGCACATCCTCAATCCGGAAAGAACCGGACTTATAGAACGTCAGTTGTTTACTGCTCTGATCAGCTGAGATAGCCAGAATCCCGGCAGCATCACCCGCTTTTTCACCGTCCCAGACAATGAGCTTTCCCGTCTCAGCGTTGAGCATCAGCGGCGTCATCGGCAGGGTTAAACCGGTAAGCCCTCCGGGCGCGCTGGCAGTGTGAGCCGGATCGCTGTTGCCCAGCGGCTGATAAAATCCAAAAGTTTCTGTATTTACCATAATTGCCTCTTAAACAGGGGTGTTCATCAGAGCATCGGTAGCTGTCTTGGCCGCATTACCTGGTCCCACTGCTGCCGGTGCGGCTTCCATCAGACGATCCAGCGCAGTATCAGTGCGCGCATGCGCGCTTTGTGGTGCCGCCGCAAGAATGCGCTGCGCATGCTCGACCGTCATTCCCGGTGTCTGAGCCAGTACGCGGGCCTGGGCTTCGCGTCCGCCTGCTTCTTCACAATTAAGAATGCCCATAATGCGCGCATTCTCAGTACTCACTGCTTCAGCGATCTGCACGCTGACATTCGCAGTATCTGCGGGTACTGCGCTGGCAGTAGCGTTATTCGCAGTGGTCTGGTTTTCAGCAGCTGGCGATGTGGCGGCTGGCTGCTGGGTGGTTTCTGCGGATGCAGTGGAACCTTTCATACGTCCTCCGGTAATGGTTTTATTACGGTTATTAAGTGCATCGCGCATCACGCTGAGCGCGTCGGTGTTATTTACGAGCTCGTCAGCAATGCCGGCATCAATGGCTTCTCTGCCGTTGAAGACGGCTGCTTCAGTATCAAGCACCGCCTGAACGGACAATCCTGTATATTCCGCCACCTTGCCCGCAAACATCTGGCGGGCAGAATCAATACGTGACTGGAAATCGTTGCGAATATTTTCGGGGAGTTTCTCATACGGGTTGCCATCAACCTTATGCTCACCGCTGTAGATGAGAGTCACCTCAACGCCCTGCGTTTTCAGCGCGGCACCATAATTACTGTGAGCCATCATGACGCCAATCGAACCAGTGCGCGCGGTCTGGGTAACAAGCCGGCGGGACGCTGCACTGGCGATGAGCTGCCCGGCACTACAGTTCATATCGTTAGCGAGTGCCCAGACAGGTTTGATATCGCGGAGCCGGGCGATGACGTCTGAGCAGTCAAAAGCGCCCGCCACCATTCCGCCAGGGGTGTCCATATCCAGCATGATCCCTTCCACATCCGGATCGCTGACAGCCTGCTGAAGTCTGGCAATAATGCCGTTGTACCCGGTCATTCCCGAATAAGGTTGTAATGCTCGGGTTTTGCTGACCAGCGTGCCGGAAACAGGTATCACCGCAATGCCGTTGATCACCTGGTAACTTTTCGGCTGCCGCATCCCACTGTCATCACCGTCACCGAAAATCGCAACGGGTTCAGCCATGTGTTCGCCGCTCAGCGTCATACCTGTAACAGTGTCTGTCAGGCGGGTTATGCCCAGTTGCCCCGCCAGCGCACAAAAGAAAACCCGCGCATAGGCGGGTTCGAGTAACAGCGGCTCATTAAACGCGAGGCCCGCGATATGGGGGAGATTACGCAGCTCGGGCGTCATCTTCGTCCTCCTTACTGGAATTATTTAATCCGGACTGAAAGGCAGCAGCAGCCCATGCGGGGGGGTTAAGCCCGGCCTGCCGACGTTCCAGTGTTTCACGCACCTGCTGGGCAAAGATCTCCTGGTAATCCTCGCCGCGTTTGGCGCATTCTTTTTCATAGGTACTCAGCCCGGCCTCGATCAGCATGACCGCCTCCTGTACCTCTTTCAGGCCATCGATAGCCATGCGCCCTGAGCCAATCCAGTCGCAGTTGCCCCACGCGCTTCGTGCTTCCTGAAAGGTAAAACGCGCTCTGGAGGGCAGCATCACAACGCGCCGGATGATGGCCTCTTCCAGCCAGCACAGGAACATCTGACAGGCCTGGCGGGAGGCGATAAACTTTCGCCGTCCCATAAAGAAAGCCCATGATTCATTTGCACTGGCGCGCGCCGTCGAGTAGCTCATTTGTGAATAATTACGCGACAATTGTTCGTAAGAAACGCCCAGCCCGGCAGAGATATACCGCAGAAGGGACTGCTCAAAGGTTGAATATCCGTTATCAGTATCCTGAGCTGACTGAAGATTCAGCGAGTCGCCGGGCATAAGATGCGGAACTTTCGCCCCGCCGAGGCGCACCGGCGCTGCGGAATAGTAGGTTGCCATTTCCCCCAGCCATCCGCTCATTTTGCTCTGCTCTTTACTGTCAGCGCCGAGAATAAAATCCATGGCGGTCTGGGTATCGAGCTCGCTTTCAATGGTCGCGGCGTACATGGCCTTCACAATGGCGCTCTGCAACTGGGTATTTTGCAGCGTATCGAGCATTTTCATCTGCTCCATCACACTGTAAAACTGATTTGCGCCGCGTGTCTGCCCGTCTTCCAGTGGCTCGAATACATGGATAAAAGAGGTCCGTCCACCTGCCAGCTCTCGCGGCACGTAAGTCCATTTCTGCGCGCCCCAGCCGGGATAACTGTCTTCGCAGACGTGATACCCCAGCGCTGCTCCGTTGCTGCTGACCGCCACCCCTGCGCGACAGTCCTGAGTATCACCCCGGTTCCCGGGATTGCTGATGCGTTTCGGACTGATCATCCTGAACTGGGTACGAAAGAGCCGCGACGCGCCGCTGTCCCAGGCTGCCTGCATAAAAAGCTCACCATTGAACGCGTGCATGGCGACACCTTCGCGGATCATCATGGTAAATGTCCGCTTTCTCTCAACATCGATATAGCAGTGATCGTCCTCAGCAAACTCTTTCCAGGCTGCTTCAACTTCACGCGCAAATGCCCGCGATTCTTCTTCGCGTATACCCAGAAACCGCCAGCTGGGTCGGTGGCTCAGCCGAAAAAATGAACCAACGATATGATCCTGGTGAAGCTGTATGGCATTTGCTGCATACCCATTATTACGGACAAGATCATCTGCTCGTGCGTTTCCCCTGGCGAGATTAGGCAAAAGCGCGGCATCCACGCTTTCACTGGGTGGATTCCATCCGCGCAGCTGGCCGCCAAAACCTCCGGCCCCGCCATGATAACCGGCGTATTCCCGCAGGGATGTTCTGCCGTCTGGTCCTAAAAGCGCTGGCAATTTCATGCGTAAAATCCTGCCGGTCCCCGGCGACGTTGTGTGATACCAATCTGGCTTTCCAGTTCGGCAATATATTTTTTCAGATCGCTGACGGAGGTGGCAGTGAACTCCACCCGACGGCCATCTTTCTGCACTGTCGCAACCCGTTTGCCCGTCATCAGGTCATGCAGCGCAGCGCGCGCGCTGTCGAGTTCAGTCTGTGTCGCCATTATTCTTCTCCGGATAATGCCCGGGCATAGTCCGCCAGGGTCTTTTTAGGTACGCGCTGGTTGTCTTCATCCAGCAGGCTGATCAGCAGCGATTCAAGGTTCAGCTGCCAGCGTGAAATACTGATGCGCAGCGCGGCCAGAGCATAAACAAAGCAGTCAAGCGCTTCATTACGCCGCTTTTTACTGTCCCAGAGTATTTTCTTTTCGCCCCCAACCCACTTTTCTACCTGTTCTTCAGCAGTCAGCTGTTGGGCCTCGGCAAGGTCGAATATTTCGGGATTATTGGGGAAATGCACCGCGCCCGGCATGGGTGCATCGCCTTCCGGTATGAGCGTCAGACGGTTATAAATCTGTTCTTTGGCCGTGTCGGTACCTATTTCCGTCAGGTAAACGCCGTTTTTATTGCGCTTACGGGGCATATTCGCAACAGGTTTACCGTAAACAGATGCCCCTTTAATTGGGATCACACGAAAAAGGCCGTGTTTTTTGGATCGGTTATAAACAATGGTCGGATCGATGCCGCCGATATCCCAGCAGATGCGGGAAATACTCATCCCGACACCGTTTCGCCGGTAGTAGGTTTTACCGATAGCGTCATCAACCCTTTCCAGCGTCTGCGCATCGTCGTGACGCCCCATGATAATTTGCCGGTCCACCAGCCAGCTTTCTTCACCGGGTCCCCAGCCCCACACACGCATTTCGTAACGGTCGAGCTGGGAGTCGATACCCGCCGTAAGATAGACGGCGCGATCGGGAACCGGGGCGTGAAACAACTCCTTGCGTTCTTCGATCAGCTCTGCGTCAGGACGCTCGCCGATCCTTGCTTCCCATGTTTCGCCAAGCGTGGTGTTGACGAACGTTTTACGCTTGCCTGTGTCGCCTTTAGTTTTTATCCAGTCCTTGACGATCTGCACCCACGTTGTGAACGGACTGTACGCAGTCCAGATATGGAACGTTACGCTGTCAGGCGGATCAATTTCTTCTCCTGTCGAGGAATACCAGGCAAGGCCGTCGCGGGTCCAGATACCGGTACGCTCGCAGATATAGCGCGCTTCGGTGAAATCCAGTTCCTGCTGCTTAATAACGCACGCGTTATGTTCGCAAAGGTAATAGACGCTGGAAGGTTCGCCCGGCAGCCATTTAAAACCAAATGGCGTTTCTCTGTCGCCAAATTTAAGATACTGCTCTTCCCCGCAGTGCGGACACACAACGTGGAAACGCAGAAAATGTTCAGATTCGCTGGCGGCGCGTTCAATCTGGCAGGTACCGCGAATTTTCGGTGTGGATCCTCTTATGGACTTAGGCCACACCGAGCCTTCAATACGCTTGTCACCAAGGAAAGTAGGCGAGCCTTCTTTCTCAATGTCTTCATCAAATGCTGCCAGCTCGTCGTACCCGGCGACGTCCACTGATTTTTCGCGGTAGTTTTTGGCCGCCTTACCGCCCAGGCACCAGAATCCACGCCCGTTAGAAAATCGCTTCATGCTGAGCGTATTGTTGCGGTTCTTTTTGCCATACCACGGCGCAAGTGCCAGCAGGGGAGGAATATCACGGATGGTCGGCTCGACATGCGATTTCATAAAGTTCTCAGCGTCACCGTCGGTCGGTAGCCAGATCAGGGAGTTACGCTGCTTGTGCTCAATGAAATAGGCGTACACGCCAAGCAACATTTTTGAATAGCCTACTCGCGCAGATTTGACGACGTTGACTTCACGAATGTAGTCGTGGCCCATGGCATTCATGATGGCACGCTGAAAAGGCAGTGTTTCCCATCGTCCCTCCTGGTAGGCTGATTCTTTTGGCAGGTAATAATTTTCATCTGCCCACTCTACCGCTGTTTGCGGCTCGGGCCGGAAGAGTGACCGCAGCCCGGCACGTGCCGAGAACTGAAGCCCGTTAATCTGACTGTTCGAGATATTCACTCAGCAACCCCGGTATGATTTCATCCAGCGCCGCTGCTTTGTTCATGGCCTTAATGACATCCTTCTTCAGAAAGTCAATGTGACGATTCTCCAGCTCCGGAAATCGCCGCTGCACCGACAGGGGGATCCCGTCAAGAATACTGGCTATTTCACCGGCCATACGTGAGAGCACGAACGTGCAGAAAGCGGTTTCCACCACTTCAGCGGATTCTTTGGCATTTTTAAGTTCCTGGGCATCCGCCTGAGCCCGGGTCAGACGGTACCGCTCATAATCAATGGTGCCCGGCTGCAGATCGGATTCACCGGCGATGCGCAGTTCTTCCACCTCTTTTCGTAGCTTCTCATTTTCAATGGCTGCGTCCCGCTCGGAATACCATCTGATCGCGTCGGCTGACTCATAAAGAACTTCATTACCCTTCCCGCCACCCCGCGAAACCGGCATGCCCTGATCCTGCCAGTTCTGAACTGTTCGCACGCTGACGCCGAATATGTCGGAGAGCTGCTTTTTATTAACTTCCATGCGCACTCCTTGAGCAAAAGCGGAGAACGGAAACGATCACGGCGTTTTCTGTCCAGGACAGCCATTCTGGTTTCCTTTCTTTTTGATAGTGTTTACAAGGATAAACAACGGGTTATGGGGAAGAAGAACGGAAGTGACTAAAACTCAGAAATTTTCATAAATAGCGGAAACCTGCGCGGTCGCCGCCCCGTAATTACTCGAGATGCCGGAAAGGACCCAATAGATAATAATGATTATCATTTAAGAGTCACTATTAGAGCATGGTCATTTAAACGCCCAAACACTCATTATTGCCGATACAGCAATCCACCTGACTTTCTCTGCTCTTTGATCACATTTAACACCACTTTGCCGATGGCGATCCATTATCGATCTCCACTATCAGCGCATTGGCAGATAAATGCTTCAGATGGTAGTCCAGTGCCCAGCTAAGAGCATCAGCGCTATTATGCGTTGTAATGACAATACCGACTCGGGTAGATGAAGCGCAAGCCGGGAAATAATGAAAATATATGCTCCAATAAAAAAAGCCACCAGCGAATGCAGGTGGCAGAGGTGGGGAAGTTGGAGCACCCAAAAAACTACTGAGTTATAGTTATTAATGATTTAAAATCGAAAATACAAAAAGATTTTTCGCAAATCAATTTCTCAGTTCAATATAAAGCTGAACATAGTAGCGCTAATTATTCATCCGGGACAAGAATTGGAATATCATCATCTCCACCCTCGCCACCATCTTCACCGCCGCCGCCTTCACCACCGTCTTCGCCCTTGATAGGGTTGCCATCCACGTCAGTGTCCCCAAATAATCCTCCGCCATCCCCCGGGCCATCGTTATCAGGACTATCAGGTTGATAAACAAACCCATTTACCTGCAGGACCTGCTTCATGAGATTGGCAAGACCCTGCCATGGTGGATTGCAATCAGGAAAGTTACCAGAAGGTCCTTTAACACCACCGTTGAAAATGGTCCAGACTGCTTTGACGTTCTTTAATAAGCCATTGTCATTCGCGGTACTAAAAAAAGATTCGACCTGGGCTTCAGTAAAACAGTTTCTGCTTGAGGTAACAGTTGTGCCATCTGTACCGTATAAGGTTATGTTCACACAATCCATAATTAAACCCTCTGTGATGACATGATTAAATTATTGCCTAAACAAATCCTAGCAAATACATAATAAGCTGAAAATAGTTACCATAAGATACTTTTAGCTCGTTTAAGAACCGTATACTATTTGAAGAAAACAATTAGCACCCAAATATTACAGGCATGACACATAAAGCACGTAACATTTAAATAACTATTTCTAACCAAATTTTAATTTCATATTTTACAGAATGAAATACAGATTAATTAAATCAAATCATTTATCCCCGTTCATACCTCACGCCCATCATGCTTACAGACTGCTTTTCCGACATCCTCTTCTACTGAGCTATGCGTATACCAGAGGTAAGTTACGGTTTTCACCTGTATATGGCTTTCTCACGGCGGCTCAGGGATAGGACATGTGAAGAACTTAACTCTTGACTGATCCATTCCCGATTCGTCTTTGAGGTGTGCCCAACTGTATCTATAAACTGGTTGAAATCACCTGTAAAAGTCACTTATCGATAAAAGTAAAGATACAGTTGATGTCTTTTTTTTAATAACAGTATCTATTTGTGAGTATTACTATATGCTGCGCTTGTACTTTGTAACGATGACCTATTGGTCTCCCTTCTGAAGTTTCTGGATTTCACTTTGGAAGGGAAATTTTTTGTCCCCCCCCCTGCGCTGCTTTTACCTGAGACATTGCTCCATTACATATTCCTGCAGACCCGCTAACTGACTGGTAATGGTTTCGATTCGCTCTCTGAGGGTGAAATAATCCCGTTCAGCGGCGTCAGTAAGTCGGGGGCCGGTGCCATCATCCATGCTGGTGGTGCCGGTCGCTCCGTTCGTTCGACAGGTGGCGTTGAGTTGCAGCCGCTTACGGCCAGCAGCAACATCACGCTCAAGCTGGTCAATATTCGCTTTGGCATCTGCCAGTTCTCCGTAGTATTTCGCATCGAGTGCGGCGACGTCGCGCTGGCGCACCTTCATATCGCTGATGGCATCGTTAGCCAGCAGCAAGTCGCCCTTTGCCTTATCGCGCTGCTCTTTGTAGGCAATGGCATTATCGCGGTAATGATTGGCCGCCCAGCCGAGCGCCGCCAGCAGGCCAGCGATAACCAGCACAACGATGACTTTCGCTTTAAAGGTCATTTTTACCTTCCGCCAGGCACATGGAACGCTCCATCTCGCGCCGGTTCTGGAGGCCCTTCCACTTCATGCCACCAGCATAAACCCAGCGGCGCATCTCTTCGCAGGCACCTGCATGGTCACCCTTATTGAGTTTCCGCAGAAGAGTGGATTTGGAAAACGCATCGGAGCCGACGTTAAAAACGAAGCTGTAGAGCGCGGCGCGCTGATATTCGCCCACCGGCACCTTTACCAGTTGGTCAACGGTGCGCTTTGCCGGTTGCAGGTCTTTCCACAGTAGGGCATCACATTCCCGGTCGGTGTAAGTTTTGTTCCGGACGATATCCCGTCCTGTGTGACCGTCGCACACACTCCAGACACCCGCCACATCTTTGTAGG encodes the following:
- a CDS encoding head-tail joining protein — encoded protein: MAEFDNIFDAAISRADSTIRNVMGAEAHITSGLLAGHLVRGVFDDPENIGYAGDGVRIEGASPSLFVETASIRSLRRMDTIRIFNEPYWVERITPDDCGSCYVWLGRGLPPASTRRRQEA
- a CDS encoding lysis protein, which produces MTFKAKVIVVLVIAGLLAALGWAANHYRDNAIAYKEQRDKAKGDLLLANDAISDMKVRQRDVAALDAKYYGELADAKANIDQLERDVAAGRKRLQLNATCRTNGATGTTSMDDGTGPRLTDAAERDYFTLRERIETITSQLAGLQEYVMEQCLR
- a CDS encoding phage tail protein; this encodes MPTPNPLAPVKGAGTTLWMYTGTGNPYSNPLSDTDWQRLAKIKELTPGEMTAESYDDTYLDDENADWTATAQGAKSAGDTSLTLAWKPGEDGQKSLVAWFSDGSIRAYKIKYPNSAVDVFRGWCSSLGKAIPVKEVITRTAKITNTGKPGLAEESGSSAIVVTGVKLDKATASVAVGATNTVNVSFLPASASDQSFRAATSDGSKATVTVSGKSLIITGVAAGSVDVIVMSNDGNFVATCKLTVTAS
- a CDS encoding major capsid protein — protein: MSMYSTAQLLAVNEKKFKFDPLFLRIFFRESYPFTTEKVYLSQIPGLVNMAVYVSPVVSGEVIRSRGGSTSEFTPGYVKPKHEVNPQMTLRRLPDEDPANLADPAYRRRRIILQNMKDEELAIAQVEEQQAVAAVLKGKYTMNGEKFEPVEVDLGRSAGNNIIQSGTAAWSGKDKETFDPTDDIETYALNASGVVNIIVFDPKGWALFRSFKAVKDKLDTRRGSNSELETAIKDLGKAVSYKGMYGDVAIVVYSGQYVEDGVKKNYLPDLSLVLGNTQARGLRTYGCIQDVDAQREGINASARYPKNWVQTGDPAREFTMIQSAPLMLLADPDEFVSVKLA
- a CDS encoding phage portal protein, translating into MKLPALLGPDGRTSLREYAGYHGGAGGFGGQLRGWNPPSESVDAALLPNLARGNARADDLVRNNGYAANAIQLHQDHIVGSFFRLSHRPSWRFLGIREEESRAFAREVEAAWKEFAEDDHCYIDVERKRTFTMMIREGVAMHAFNGELFMQAAWDSGASRLFRTQFRMISPKRISNPGNRGDTQDCRAGVAVSSNGAALGYHVCEDSYPGWGAQKWTYVPRELAGGRTSFIHVFEPLEDGQTRGANQFYSVMEQMKMLDTLQNTQLQSAIVKAMYAATIESELDTQTAMDFILGADSKEQSKMSGWLGEMATYYSAAPVRLGGAKVPHLMPGDSLNLQSAQDTDNGYSTFEQSLLRYISAGLGVSYEQLSRNYSQMSYSTARASANESWAFFMGRRKFIASRQACQMFLCWLEEAIIRRVVMLPSRARFTFQEARSAWGNCDWIGSGRMAIDGLKEVQEAVMLIEAGLSTYEKECAKRGEDYQEIFAQQVRETLERRQAGLNPPAWAAAAFQSGLNNSSKEDEDDARAA
- a CDS encoding phage terminase large subunit family protein — protein: MNISNSQINGLQFSARAGLRSLFRPEPQTAVEWADENYYLPKESAYQEGRWETLPFQRAIMNAMGHDYIREVNVVKSARVGYSKMLLGVYAYFIEHKQRNSLIWLPTDGDAENFMKSHVEPTIRDIPPLLALAPWYGKKNRNNTLSMKRFSNGRGFWCLGGKAAKNYREKSVDVAGYDELAAFDEDIEKEGSPTFLGDKRIEGSVWPKSIRGSTPKIRGTCQIERAASESEHFLRFHVVCPHCGEEQYLKFGDRETPFGFKWLPGEPSSVYYLCEHNACVIKQQELDFTEARYICERTGIWTRDGLAWYSSTGEEIDPPDSVTFHIWTAYSPFTTWVQIVKDWIKTKGDTGKRKTFVNTTLGETWEARIGERPDAELIEERKELFHAPVPDRAVYLTAGIDSQLDRYEMRVWGWGPGEESWLVDRQIIMGRHDDAQTLERVDDAIGKTYYRRNGVGMSISRICWDIGGIDPTIVYNRSKKHGLFRVIPIKGASVYGKPVANMPRKRNKNGVYLTEIGTDTAKEQIYNRLTLIPEGDAPMPGAVHFPNNPEIFDLAEAQQLTAEEQVEKWVGGEKKILWDSKKRRNEALDCFVYALAALRISISRWQLNLESLLISLLDEDNQRVPKKTLADYARALSGEE
- the gpFI gene encoding DNA-packaging protein FI, translating into MTKDELIARLKALGAQLGRDVSLAGSKEELAMRVAELEEELEDDGDGGSGDVTTATTDASVLPGPGTAATLATSERSPVALKKVVARATLHIDAIAEDDDIPVPIATLGTVIRISSQYVTGLVNAGLVEEA
- a CDS encoding phage tail protein; amino-acid sequence: MKGLEQIIANLNSLDRTMVPHASVWAINKVAASAITRAVRIVAREAVAGDNRVKGLPVRIIRQRVRLSKASTSGKKCRIRVNRGNLPAKKLGPVQVRLTRKKGTLLKKGSVLKVGKYLFRNAFLQQLANGRWQVMRRVNGKSRYPIDVVKVPLVEPLTAAFEQEKKRMLEEDMPKQLTAALRQQLRLYFKR
- a CDS encoding terminase small subunit, translated to MEVNKKQLSDIFGVSVRTVQNWQDQGMPVSRGGGKGNEVLYESADAIRWYSERDAAIENEKLRKEVEELRIAGESDLQPGTIDYERYRLTRAQADAQELKNAKESAEVVETAFCTFVLSRMAGEIASILDGIPLSVQRRFPELENRHIDFLKKDVIKAMNKAAALDEIIPGLLSEYLEQSD
- a CDS encoding phage head-tail joining protein produces the protein MATQTELDSARAALHDLMTGKRVATVQKDGRRVEFTATSVSDLKKYIAELESQIGITQRRRGPAGFYA
- a CDS encoding S49 family peptidase encodes the protein MTPELRNLPHIAGLAFNEPLLLEPAYARVFFCALAGQLGITRLTDTVTGMTLSGEHMAEPVAIFGDGDDSGMRQPKSYQVINGIAVIPVSGTLVSKTRALQPYSGMTGYNGIIARLQQAVSDPDVEGIMLDMDTPGGMVAGAFDCSDVIARLRDIKPVWALANDMNCSAGQLIASAASRRLVTQTARTGSIGVMMAHSNYGAALKTQGVEVTLIYSGEHKVDGNPYEKLPENIRNDFQSRIDSARQMFAGKVAEYTGLSVQAVLDTEAAVFNGREAIDAGIADELVNNTDALSVMRDALNNRNKTITGGRMKGSTASAETTQQPAATSPAAENQTTANNATASAVPADTANVSVQIAEAVSTENARIMGILNCEEAGGREAQARVLAQTPGMTVEHAQRILAAAPQSAHARTDTALDRLMEAAPAAVGPGNAAKTATDALMNTPV
- a CDS encoding head decoration protein, whose product is MVNTETFGFYQPLGNSDPAHTASAPGGLTGLTLPMTPLMLNAETGKLIVWDGEKAGDAAGILAISADQSSKQLTFYKSGSFRIEDVLWPESLQDDTKKRNAFAGTPISIV
- a CDS encoding phage minor tail U family protein, yielding MKHTEIRSAVIDALEIAVGDSVIYFDGRPAVIEEEDFPAIAVYLSDAEYTGENMDCDTWQATLHIEIFLPAQVPDSELDMWVESRIYSAISDIPALARLITVMVPQGYEYQRDDSLALWSSADLKYSINYEM